The Henckelia pumila isolate YLH828 chromosome 2, ASM3356847v2, whole genome shotgun sequence genome includes a window with the following:
- the LOC140885527 gene encoding phosphoglucomutase, cytoplasmic, translating into MVLFEVVRVETTPFEGQKPGTSGLRKKVKVFKQPHYLQNFVQSTFNALGADKVRGATLVVSGDGRYFSKDAIQIIIKMAAASGVRRIWVGQNGLLSTPAVSCVVRERVGHDGSKATGAFILTASHNPGGPNEDFGIKYNMENGGPAPEGITDKIYTNTTTIKEYFIAEGLPDVDISTVGLNSFAGPEGQFDVDVFDSADEYVKLMKSIFDFQSIQKLLSSPKFTFCYDALNGVAGAYATRIFVEELGADESSLLNCVPKEDFGGGHPDPNLTYAKELVARMGLGKTNSEQEPPEFGAAADGDADRNMVLGKRFFVTPSDSVAIIAANAVEAIPYFSGGLKGVARSMPTSAALDVVAKNLNLKFFEVPTGWKFFGNLMDAGMCSVCGEESFGTGSDHIREKDGIWAVLAWLSILAYKNKDNLGGGKLVTVEDIVTQHWATYGRHYYTRYDYENVDAGGAKELMAYLVKLQSSLGEVNDIVKGIRSDVSKVVNADEFEYKDPVDGSVSKHQGIRYLFEDGSRLVFRLSGTGSEGATIRLYIEQYEKDPSKTGRDSQEALAPLVEVALKLSKMQEYTGRSAPTVIT; encoded by the exons ATGGTGTTGTTCGAAGTTGTACGCGTCGAAACCACGCCTTTTGAGGGCCAGAAACCTGGGACATCTGGTCTTAGGAAGAAG GTTAAGGTATTCAAGCAACCACATTACTTGCAAAACTTTGTTCAGTCCACATTTAATGCTCTTGGAGCTGATAAAGTGAGAG GTGCTACACTTGTTGTATCTGGTGATGGTCGCTACTTCTCAAAGGATGCTATACAG ATCATCATAAAAATGGCTGCTGCTAGTGGAGTAAGGCGTATCTGGGTTGGTCAAAATGGATTGCTGTCCACTCCTGCCGTATCTTGCGTTGTACGTGAAAGAGTAGGCCATGAC GGATCCAAGGCAACTGGGGCATTTATACTGACAGCAAGCCATAACCCAGGCGGGCCCAATGAG GATTTTGGAATCAAATACAACATGGAGAATGGTGGACCTGCTCCGGAAGGAATTACTGACAAGATCTACACGAATACTACTACAATTAAGGAATACTTTATCGCCGAAGGCCTGCCGGAT GTGGATATCTCTACAGTAGGATTGAATAGCTTTGCTGGTCCGGAGGGGCAGTTTGATGTTGATGTTTTTGATTCAGCCGATGAATATGTCAAATTGATGAA GTCCATTTTTGACTTCCAGTCCATCCAGAAGTTACTGTCATCTCCAAAATTCACTTTCTG TTACGACGCTCTTAATGGAGTTGCCGGTGCTTATGCTACACGTATATTTGTGGAAGAGCTTGGTGCAGATGAGAGCTCTCTACTGAACTGTGTGCCCAAG GAAGACTTTGGTGGAGGTCATCCTGATCCCAATCTAACCTACGCAAAAGAATTAGTTGCACGTATGGGCCTTGGTAAGACAAACAGTGAGCAGGAGCCACCAGAATTTGGCGCTGCTGCTGATGGAGATGCAGACCGCAATATGGTTCTTGGCAAAAG GTTTTTTGTGACTCCATCTGACTCCGTGGCTATCATTGCGGCAAATGCTGTAGAAGCCATTCCTTACTTTTCTGGTGGTCTAAAAGGAGTTGCAAG GAGCATGCCCACGTCAGCTGCTCTTGACGTTGTAGCGAAGAACCTGAATCTGAAATTCTTTGAG GTGCCCACTGGCTGGAAATTCTTTGGCAACCTGATGGATGCTGGAATGTGTTCTGTTTGTGGTGAAGAAAGCTTTGGAACTG GTTCGGACCACATACGAGAAAAAGATGGAATCTGGGCTGTTTTAGCATGGTTATCTATTCTTGCCTATAAGAACAAGGATAATCTCGGAGGAGGCAAGCTCGTGACTGTCGAAGACATTGTTACCCAGCATTGGGCTACATATGGGCGTCATTATTATACTCGTTATGACTATGAG AACGTTGATGCTGGTGGCGCGAAGGAACTTATGGCTTATCTGGTTAAGTTGCAATCCTCGCTTGGTGAAGTTAACGA TATTGTGAAAGGAATACGCTCAGACGTCTCTAAAGTCGTAAATGCTGATGAATTCGAATACAAAGATCCTGTTGATGGTTCTGTTTCGAAGCATCAGGGCATCCGATATTTATTTGAAGATGGTTCCCGACTG GTTTTCCGACTTTCTGGAACGGGTTCTGAGGGAGCGACCATCCGGCTTTACATCGAGCAATACGAGAAGGATCCATCCAAGACCGGGAGGGATTCCCAAGAAGCGCTTGCTCCACTG GTTGAGGTTGCTCTGAAGCTCTCTAAGATGCAAGAATATACAGGCCGATCTGCCCCCACAGTTATTACATAG